The genomic segment TTAATCAGCCTGGTCGTCTATCTCTTGCTTGCCTTCTCGGTCTCAAGCAGTCTGTCGCTTCAGGAAATCATCGATGCGAAGGACTATGTCCTGGCAGAAGCGGCACGTCCGGCACTCGGTGACGCCGGTGTCTGGTTCACGGTGTCAATCGCACTCCTCGCGACGATTTCCGGAATCATTGCCAGTGTCTTCGCCGTTTCGCGGATGCTCGCGATGTTGACGGACATGACGTTGATTCCGCACCGACACTTCGGGATGCCAGGGTCGGTGCAAAAGCACACGTTAGTCTATACGATTGTCGTTGCGATGGTCTTAACGGTGCTGTTCGACTTGACACGCATCGCCTCGATGGGCGCGATTTTATATCTCGTCATGGACATCATCATTCATATCGGTGTGCTGAAACATCTTCGGAAAGAGTTGAGCGTTAATCCATTCATCGTCATCAGTGCAATCATCCTTGACGCGATTGTTCTTGGTGCCTTCGTCTACGTCAAAGCCTCAAGTGACTGGCTTGTCGTCGTCGTGTCACTGATTGTCATCGCCGTCGTCTTCTTCGGTGAGCGACTGTTCTTAAATCATGTTGACGAAAAAGATACATCAAACGATAAATCAGAGTAAGTTAGAAAGGGAGCGATACGTATGAAAGCAGTCGAAGTCAGGGGATACGGGGACGTCGACCAGCTCGCCGTCGTCGAGCGTCCGATTCCGGAAGCAGGTCCAGGAGAAGTACTCGTACAAGTCAAAGCGTGTGCGATCAACAATACAGAAATTTGGATGCGGGAAGGGGCCTACGGGACGGACGCAAAATCGGGTTGGAAACCGGAAGGCGTTCAGTTTCCACGCGTCCCGGGTTCTGATATTAGCGGACGGATCGTGAAAGTCGGGACGGGAGTAGAAGAAACACACATCGGGCGGGACGTCGTCCTGTTTCCCTTTACCTCAAGCGGACCGGACGGAACGGAGCACATCGCGCAAGATATGTCGTTCATCGGGTCGGAATACGATGGGGGTTACGCGGATTACGTCGTCTGGCCGGCCGAACTGTGTTACGAGATGCCACTTGACGACTACACGAAAAGTGCCGTCTTCTCCGTCAGTGGTTTGACGGCGTGGCACATGGTCGAGCAGCTTCAACTGGAACCGGGACAAACGGTACTCGTGACCGGGGCGAATGGTGGTGTCGGTTCACTGAACATCCAAATTGCCGCACGTGTCTTTCAGGCAAACGTCATCGCCCTCGTCGGAGATCTTGCACTAAGCGACCAATTAAAGCAACTTGGTGCGACACACGTTCTCTCGTACAAGTCACCGCAACTGGCAGATGACATTTTAGCGGCGAACGGTGGACCCATCGATGCCGTCCTCGATGTTGTCGGCGATGCGTTATTCGCGACATCACTCGCTGTCTTAAAAAATGGTGGCAAGTTCTGTATCTCCGGTTCTGCGGGGGGCCAGCAGACACAGCTTGATTTCCGGACGGTCTACTTGAAGCACTTGACGCTGTATGGTTCAGTTCTCGGAACGCGCGCAGAATACGGACGGATGCTTGAAGCGATTGCCGCCGGTAAACTCGAACCCGTCATCGACCGGACGTTTCCACTAGAAGAAGCGGGGGCAGCCCAGACGTATTTCAAGGAAGCGGGGAAGCTTGGCAAAATCGTTTTGTTGCCAACGGGTGAATAAGTAATTTCGTGCAAAAAAACCGACGGATTCTGACCTTCCTTGGAAAGTCAGAATCCGTCGGTTTTTTGTATGTGTTAAAAAGAAAAATCAAAACGCCGCTTCTGTCCGTTCTGTTTCGGATAACAGTTTAGCGTGGATGCCGCGTTGGCGTAAAGACTGTTGGAATGACTGATCAATCGGGCGATAGCCTTTTTCGATTAAACCATTGATGTAAATCTTATTGTATAAAAAAGCAAACGCGATATTGATAACGATACCGAGGATTCCGGCTGTCGCAAATGCTGCGACGAAACCGACGACCAATTGAATCAATCCCCATTTTACATCACCGCGGAAAAACGCTGGGAAAAATCCAAAAAAGAACGTCGTCCATGAGAAACCGGCTTTTACTTCTTTTACTAAACCACTCGGATGTTGCAAAATCCCTTTCATAACCAAAAACCTCCTACTAAATATGTAAATAAATCAGCTTTTTTAGTTTACCTGACTTATATTTCAAAATGAACTAAGATTTTAATAGGAAAAGTCAATGTTTAACCGTAACCAAAAATATCAAAATAATGAATGAATAGTCATTCATTATATGCTATACTCATCTCAATACAATTGCTTTAGGGGGAAAGGGGCTTGTTTCATGGGGACATTTTTATTGATTAACTGGATTGCCTTCCTGCTCATCGTCGGATATGCAGGTTATCTGTTTGTGACGCTCGTCAAGAGCCGTTACGAAGCGATTCGCCGGGGGAAAAAGGCGGAATGGGATATAACGAATAAAGAACGGTTCAACTCGGTACTCGTGAACGTCTTTGGACAAAAGAAATTACTTAAGGATAAAAAGAGTGGGACGATTCACGTCATGATGTTCTACGGCTTCTTACTCGTCCAGTTCGGGGCGATTGATTTCATTTGGAAGGGACTCGCAGTCGGACAACGTTTTCCGCACATTCCACTCGGTCCACTTTATCCAATCTTTACGTTCTTCCAGGAAATCGTCATGCTCGTCATCTTGGTTGCGGTCGTTTGGGGATTCTACCGTCGCTATGTCGAGAAACTGGTGCGCTTAAAACGAAACTTCATGGCAGGACTCGCCTTAATTTTTATCGGTGGATTGATGGTCGCGGTCTTATTCGGAAATGGATTTTTCCTCGTCTATGAAAATCATTCGACACTCGGTGAACCGGTTGCGTCTGCCATCGCCTTCTTGTTTAGCTGGGTACCGGAACAAGTCGCATTCGGACTGTTCGTCTTCTTCTGGTGGGCCCATTTACTGTTCTTACTCAGCTTCATGGTCTACATCCCGCAAGGCAAACATGCCCACTTAATCGCCGGTACGGCCAATGTCTGGCTCGGTCGGACGTCAAAAGTCGGCCGCCTTGCACCGATCGACTTGTCCGTCATGGAAGAAGCGGAAGATGATGATGCGGAATTTAGTTTCGGGGTCAATAAAATTGAAGACTTCAACCAAAAACAATTGGTCGATCTGTATGCCTGCGTCGAATGCGGACGCTGTACAAACATGTGCCCAGCGAGTGGAACCGGAAAGATGCTGTCGCCGATGGACTTAATCGTCAAGCTGCGGGATCACCTCAACATGAAGACGGCAGCGATCACACAAAAATCACCGTGGGCACCTGCCTTCGCCTTTGACGGATCACAAGGGAATCAGATTGCGTCCCTTGCTGCAGCCGGTCAAATGGATATCGTACCGGATTCATTGATTGGCAACGTCATCACGGAAGAAGAAATCTGGGCGTGTACGACGTGCCGTAACTGTGAAGATCAATGTCCGGTCATGAATGAACATGTCGATAAAATCATCGACTTACGTCGCCATCTCGTGATGATGGAAGGGAAAATGGATCCGGAGATGCAACGGACGATGGCGAACATCGAACGTCAAGGGAACCCATGGGGCATGAACCGGAAAGAACGCGAAAACTGGCGCAAAACGCGCGAAGAACTCGTCGTTCCAACGGCGAAAGAAAAGAAAAAGGCCGGCGAAGAATTCGAGTACCTCTTCTGGGTCGGTGCGATGGGCTCATATGACAGCCGCAGTCAAAAAATCGCGATGGCCTTCGCCCGTATTCTGAACGAAGCGGACATCTCGTTCGCGATTCTCGGAAATGATGAGAAGAACTCGGGTGACACACCACGCCGGATCGGGAACGAAGTCTTGTTCCAGGAGCTTGCGGAAGCGAACATCAAATCGTTCGAAAAATATGGGGTCAAAAAAATCGTTACGATTGATCCGCACGCTTACAACACGTTCAAAAACGAATATCCGGACTTCGGACTCAGTCCGGACGTCGAAGTCTATCACCATACGGAGTTGCTGGCACGCTTGATTGACGACAAACGGATCACGCCGATGCATGAAGTCAAAGAACGTGTCGTCTACCATGATTCGTGTTACCTAGGACGGTACAACGACATCTACGACGCTCCGCGTTACATTCTTGAAAAAATTCCAGGGATCACGCTCGTCGAGACGGAGCGGAACCGGGAAAAAGGGATGTGCTGTGGTGCAGGCGGCGGGATGATGTGGCAAGAAGAAAAAGTCGGAGCCCGTGTCAACGTCGCTCGGACGGAACAGCTGTTGACGGTGCAACCATCTGTCATCGGTTCTGCTTGTCCGTACTGTCTGACGATGCTCAGCGATGGAACGAAAGCAAAAGAAGTCGATGAATCCGTCGCAACATACGACGTCGTCGAACTGCTTGAACGTTCGATTGTCGGCACACCGATGAAAGAATCAATCGCTACGGTATGAGCAATGATCACTTGCGCGTCTTCGTCACGGAAGACCAGCGAGTGGTCTTTTTTTGTGAATACACGTTTCAAAGCAAGCACAACGTTGTACTGTACGGTTTTGACATGCTATGATGAAAATACAAATTGCTATGAAAGGGGGTGAGAATCTTTGGGAAGGCGCTACTTAAAATCGGTCAGGTCGCGGAGGCCACCGGCTTATCAAAACGGACGATTGACTATTACACGTCGCTCGGTCTCTTAAAGTCAGAACGAACGGCGGCAGGTTACCGGTTGTATCCGGAAGATGTCGTCCATCAAGTCCAAAAGATTGAATATTTAAAGACACAGCGGCTTTCCTTACAAGAGATTCTTGCTTCATTTACGGAACGGGAAGAAAAAACGGGAGATGTCATTTATCAAGAAGTACAGCAGCTTCAAGATACGGTCAAAGGGTTAGAGCGACGTCTGCTCGAATCGACAGAGTTCGAAAAACAAGAGATTCGTCTTGAGTTATCGCGTCGCCTCACCTTGATCGCATCGTTGATTGCCCAGCTGTAAAACTAATAACTGGAGGTGACCCCTTTTTAGGGGATTTTGGATACTATACTTTTCATCAATTTATTTTTAGTGGTGTTGTTGATTGTGTTAACAGCGTTTTTCGTCGGGTCAGAGTTTGCGGTCGTTAAGGTTCGAATGTCGCGTCTCGACCAAATGATTCAAGAAGGCAATAAGAGTGCGATTCTTGCTAAAAAAATCGCCGGTGATCTCGATTATTACTTGTCTGCCTGTCAGCTTGGGATCACGGTGACAGCACTTGGACTCGGGGCGCTCGGAGAGCCGACCGTCGAAAAGATTCTCCATCCTGTCTTTGACGAATTCGGCGTCTCGGCTGCCGTCTCGACACTTTTATCGTTCGGAATCGCCTTCATTTCCGTGACATTTTTACACGTCGTCATCGGGGAGCTTGCGCCAAAAACGCTTGCCATCCAGTATGCGGAAAAAATGACTTTGATTTTCGCACGTCCCTTGTTCATTTTCGGAAAAATCATGTACCCGTTCATTTGGTTACTCAATGGATCGGCACGTCTGTTCCTTGGACTTTTCGGTGTGAAACCTGCTGGACACGAACAAGCCCACTCAGAAGATGAGTTGAAAATCATCATGGCACAGAGCTTCCAAAGTGGTGAAATCAACCAAACGGAACTTGCCTTGATGCAAAATGTTTTTGCTTTTGACGAGCACGTCGTCAAAGATTTGATGGTCCCGCGGATGCGGATGGCGACAATCTCAGAGCGTCTCTCAAAAGCAGAACTGATGGAAATTTTCATGGACAATCCGTTCACCCGTTACCCGGTAACGGAAGAAAATGATAAAGACCGTATTCTTGGCTATATCAACGTTAAAGAAGTTTTGACGGATTTTGCGAACGGGCATGAATATCCGGTCACACATTACTTGAAGGATTTACCGGTCGTCTCAGAATCGACGTCGCTTCAAGATACGTTACGAAAAATGAAAGAAACGCGTTCGCATATCGTCCTCGTCGTAGACGAATATGGCGGTACGGCGGGGATCGTCTCGATGGAAGATTTACTTGAGGAAATCGTCGGTGAAATCCGTGACGAATTTGATACGGATGAAGTCGAAGAAATTCAAGAGTTGCCGAACAACGAATATCTCGTCGCAGGAACGGTCTTACTAGAAGATTTGGAAGAACGTTTCGGTCTAAGGTTTACGAACGATGAAGATGTCGATACGATCGGTGGCTGGATTCAGATGCACAACATCGATCTGCAGCCAGGCGAACATATCGATACGGAGACGTTCTCTGTCGAAGTTATCGAAATGGAGAACTATCAAATCAATCAAATCAAACTGTGGTTGCACCCGCTCGAAAAAGCAGAATAAGAACAACATGCAAAATCCTCTTGAGCCAATCAAGGGGATTTTAGACTATATACAAACTCTTATGAAGAGTGAATATCCTATATCGGGAGTTAACCCGTTCGCGCTTTCCTGTCTCGCCTCGTCTTCAAAGCGGCAATCTTCCGCGCCGCTACAGCAAAGCTGCAGGGTCGCGACCGATTGCTTTTCGCTTTAAAAGCGATTCGAGACGGATTGCGCCCCAAACCATCTGCATGCCTGGACTCCCCTCACGGTATTCCCTGAAAAGCGCCACGTTTCGTTGACTCCTACGGGAAAAGTGCGTTGAACACGCACTGTCAGAGGCAGGCAAGACCCTGCTCGTTGTCCGCTAGGACCAAGGAGCAACGGCTTGCGCCTCGCCCGAGGAAAGCAACGAAAAAGGAAGACGCTTTTATTTTCCAATTTTGTTTTGTCTATACACTAAAATCCTCTTGAGATCATCAAGGGGATTTTTTGTTGGTGCGGGAATCAATTTTTCAGAAATCATATCAGTGTGTGAATAACGATCAGGAAGTAGGGAAATCGTCGTGTCGGCTTGAATACTACTAAAAAGAGAATTCATCGTGTCGTTCACTAGAGGGAGGAACCTTGTGTTAGACTTAATCCCGTTTTTACTCAGCCGGCTTGGTATGCTGGCGTTGCTTGCATTTTTATTGTCGCAGTGGAGAACGTCACGGCACGTCTTTAAAACATCGACGAGCCGCTCGCGTCGACTCGCCTTGCTCAGCATGTTCGTCGTCTCGGGTATTTTGATGAACTATGCCGGAGTTGCCGTCTCCTCGAATCAAACGATTGATCCGTTGCTTGGACTTGCAGTGACCGATGATCAATTATTGATTGATACGCGTCTAACGATTATCGTCACGAGTGGACTGCTCGGTGGTCCCTTCGTCGGTGGACTGACGGGTCTCCTTGTTGGGTTTCATCGTTTTTGGCTCGGTTCGATGGGAGCAGAGACAGGGTGGTTCATCGCCGTCGTTGCCGGTACTCTCAGTGGTTTCTACAGTCGTCGCTGGCGCTTGAAGGATAAATATACATTGTTACAACCGATTGCTCTCGTCATGAGTATGGTTATCCTCGATTTAGGATTGGCGATCTTGCTCGCAGATGATCCGTCGGAACTCATCGCGATTGCAAGTCAAGCGGTCTTCCCGATGCTGTTTGCAAACATGATCGGGATTATCGTCTTCATCGTCATCTTACGGACGCAACTCCGGTTCGAAAAGGAATTGTTTGTTCGCGAAAGTGCCCGTTCCTCTCGGTTGTTGACTGTCATCCGTCCACTTCGAAAAGAAGGCATGACAGCAGACGTCGCCTGTCAGATTGGCACGACGATTTTAGAAGAAACTAAAATTGACCGAGTCGTCCTGCTCGGACCTGCAGAAGTGCTCGTCGATATTGAAGCGGGCGAAACACCTGTGTACGGCGGTAGATTTCAACCGAATGTACAACGTTGGATTGAAGAAGCGGTCCCGTTACAAGTCGAAGACCGGACGACGAATCAAATTCTCTCGTTTCATCCGTTACAGATGGATGGAGACAAGGCCGGTATCGTATGTTATTTTCCGAGTCATTTGTTTGATGACACGATTGAACAGACGACGGAACAACTCGTTCAGCTGTTTGCGCGTGAGCTCGTAACGTATCGAGAAGAGCAACTCGAAAAACGCTCGCTCCCTAAAATGAAACCGTTCCTCCATCCGAATTATTTACGGGGAATCGTGGACGAAATCCATCAGACCGCTGATCCGGGGACACCGGTCAAACAAAAGCTAGGCTCTTTGCTCCAACTATTGACGGTAGCACGCTGGGGAGAAGATTATCCACTTCGTGACGAAATCACGACCTTAAAAGCCTATCTCGCTCTCGAAGGGACAAGACGGGGTCAAAATCAGTTGACCCATGCGGATATCACGATTGATTTAGATGTCGAGACGGCAATCGAAGAGACGCTCATCATGCCCTTCCTATTAACGAAGCTAGTCGACAATGCGTTAAGGCATGCGTTTTCGAAAGTCGGTCGCCGTTCACAAATTAACGTACGTGCTTTTCGTCAGAAGAACGATCTTGTCTTAGAAGTCAGTGATAACGGCGTCGGAATCGGACCAGATGTGAAACGACGGCTCGAAGAAGATGCTTTGACGGAGACGAGCACGTTATTTTTACTACGACGGGC from the Exiguobacterium oxidotolerans JCM 12280 genome contains:
- a CDS encoding zinc-binding dehydrogenase encodes the protein MKAVEVRGYGDVDQLAVVERPIPEAGPGEVLVQVKACAINNTEIWMREGAYGTDAKSGWKPEGVQFPRVPGSDISGRIVKVGTGVEETHIGRDVVLFPFTSSGPDGTEHIAQDMSFIGSEYDGGYADYVVWPAELCYEMPLDDYTKSAVFSVSGLTAWHMVEQLQLEPGQTVLVTGANGGVGSLNIQIAARVFQANVIALVGDLALSDQLKQLGATHVLSYKSPQLADDILAANGGPIDAVLDVVGDALFATSLAVLKNGGKFCISGSAGGQQTQLDFRTVYLKHLTLYGSVLGTRAEYGRMLEAIAAGKLEPVIDRTFPLEEAGAAQTYFKEAGKLGKIVLLPTGE
- a CDS encoding (Fe-S)-binding protein, with amino-acid sequence MGTFLLINWIAFLLIVGYAGYLFVTLVKSRYEAIRRGKKAEWDITNKERFNSVLVNVFGQKKLLKDKKSGTIHVMMFYGFLLVQFGAIDFIWKGLAVGQRFPHIPLGPLYPIFTFFQEIVMLVILVAVVWGFYRRYVEKLVRLKRNFMAGLALIFIGGLMVAVLFGNGFFLVYENHSTLGEPVASAIAFLFSWVPEQVAFGLFVFFWWAHLLFLLSFMVYIPQGKHAHLIAGTANVWLGRTSKVGRLAPIDLSVMEEAEDDDAEFSFGVNKIEDFNQKQLVDLYACVECGRCTNMCPASGTGKMLSPMDLIVKLRDHLNMKTAAITQKSPWAPAFAFDGSQGNQIASLAAAGQMDIVPDSLIGNVITEEEIWACTTCRNCEDQCPVMNEHVDKIIDLRRHLVMMEGKMDPEMQRTMANIERQGNPWGMNRKERENWRKTREELVVPTAKEKKKAGEEFEYLFWVGAMGSYDSRSQKIAMAFARILNEADISFAILGNDEKNSGDTPRRIGNEVLFQELAEANIKSFEKYGVKKIVTIDPHAYNTFKNEYPDFGLSPDVEVYHHTELLARLIDDKRITPMHEVKERVVYHDSCYLGRYNDIYDAPRYILEKIPGITLVETERNREKGMCCGAGGGMMWQEEKVGARVNVARTEQLLTVQPSVIGSACPYCLTMLSDGTKAKEVDESVATYDVVELLERSIVGTPMKESIATV
- a CDS encoding MerR family transcriptional regulator; this encodes MRIFGKALLKIGQVAEATGLSKRTIDYYTSLGLLKSERTAAGYRLYPEDVVHQVQKIEYLKTQRLSLQEILASFTEREEKTGDVIYQEVQQLQDTVKGLERRLLESTEFEKQEIRLELSRRLTLIASLIAQL
- a CDS encoding hemolysin family protein; translation: MDTILFINLFLVVLLIVLTAFFVGSEFAVVKVRMSRLDQMIQEGNKSAILAKKIAGDLDYYLSACQLGITVTALGLGALGEPTVEKILHPVFDEFGVSAAVSTLLSFGIAFISVTFLHVVIGELAPKTLAIQYAEKMTLIFARPLFIFGKIMYPFIWLLNGSARLFLGLFGVKPAGHEQAHSEDELKIIMAQSFQSGEINQTELALMQNVFAFDEHVVKDLMVPRMRMATISERLSKAELMEIFMDNPFTRYPVTEENDKDRILGYINVKEVLTDFANGHEYPVTHYLKDLPVVSESTSLQDTLRKMKETRSHIVLVVDEYGGTAGIVSMEDLLEEIVGEIRDEFDTDEVEEIQELPNNEYLVAGTVLLEDLEERFGLRFTNDEDVDTIGGWIQMHNIDLQPGEHIDTETFSVEVIEMENYQINQIKLWLHPLEKAE
- a CDS encoding LytS/YhcK type 5TM receptor domain-containing protein gives rise to the protein MLDLIPFLLSRLGMLALLAFLLSQWRTSRHVFKTSTSRSRRLALLSMFVVSGILMNYAGVAVSSNQTIDPLLGLAVTDDQLLIDTRLTIIVTSGLLGGPFVGGLTGLLVGFHRFWLGSMGAETGWFIAVVAGTLSGFYSRRWRLKDKYTLLQPIALVMSMVILDLGLAILLADDPSELIAIASQAVFPMLFANMIGIIVFIVILRTQLRFEKELFVRESARSSRLLTVIRPLRKEGMTADVACQIGTTILEETKIDRVVLLGPAEVLVDIEAGETPVYGGRFQPNVQRWIEEAVPLQVEDRTTNQILSFHPLQMDGDKAGIVCYFPSHLFDDTIEQTTEQLVQLFARELVTYREEQLEKRSLPKMKPFLHPNYLRGIVDEIHQTADPGTPVKQKLGSLLQLLTVARWGEDYPLRDEITTLKAYLALEGTRRGQNQLTHADITIDLDVETAIEETLIMPFLLTKLVDNALRHAFSKVGRRSQINVRAFRQKNDLVLEVSDNGVGIGPDVKRRLEEDALTETSTLFLLRRALDIKYGKAATCTIHSRLNQGTRVVLTLPLQIAEEG